One stretch of Solenopsis invicta isolate M01_SB chromosome 16, UNIL_Sinv_3.0, whole genome shotgun sequence DNA includes these proteins:
- the LOC105194795 gene encoding NADH dehydrogenase [ubiquinone] 1 alpha subcomplex subunit 9, mitochondrial isoform X2 produces MVALIPKYFLQAAGKQITCIAAFAVQTNRYLSQWQVIENPTIPLKKEIENCSSNRVVTVFGSNGCVEPYLVCQLAKINTQLILPHTIYLHFKDLPIKVQYPGINLYDDESIKKYIEYSDVVINLIHSDLETEEWDFDEFNVERPRRIARICKKANIKHFIHMSALNVGEHLKVLKNASWFLRTKWEGECAVRKEFPKATIIRPSDIWCPGDRLDLFDRVRYRYRSSASMWKKVKETEKQPVAVCDVAKGITAIVKDPENTAGKTYQFVGPKRYKLFEYVALTRRTRGLFDCTRFDFESTSYSEMSIRYAVKKIRFRKFINMENLKMQMISDKVSDKLPTLEDLGIALTPME; encoded by the exons ATGGTCGCTTTGATTCCGAAGTATTTTCTACAAGCAGCAG GAAAGCAGATAACATGCATCGCGGCATTCGCGGTGCAGACGAATCGATACTTATCACAGTGGCAAGTCATCGAAAATCCAACCATTCCTTtgaagaaagagatagagaattGTAGCTCCAACAGGGTAGTAACAGTGTTTGGTTCAAATGGATGTGTTGAGCCTTATTTGGTCTGTCAGCTTGCCAAAATTAATACTCAG CTCATACTGCCACATACAATTTACTTACATTTCAAAGACCTGCCGATCAAAGTCCAGTATCCTGGGATTAATCTGTATGACGatgaatcaataaaaaaatatatcgagtACTCCGATGTCGTTATCAATCTAATCCATAGTGATTTGGAAACTGAAGAATGGGATTTTGACGAGTTTAATGTTGAGAGACCCAGAAGGATTGCCAGAATATGCAAGAAAGCCAATATCAAACACTTTATCCATATGTCTGCCTTAAATGTGGGTGAACATTTGAAG GTGTTGAAAAACGCTTCTTGGTTTCTACGTACAAAATGGGAAGGTGAGTGTGCAGTACGAAAAGAATTTCCCAAGGCTACAATAATTCGACCCTCGGATATATGGTGTCCCGGAGATCGTTTGGACTTGTTTGACAGAGTAAGATATAGATATAGATCAAG TGCATCTATGTGGAAAAAGGTTAAAGAAACGGAAAAACAGCCAGTGGCTGTATGCGATGTCGCCAAAGGTATTACAGCTATCGTAAAAGATCCTGAGAACACAGCTGGCAAAACTTACCAGTTTGTCGG GCCGAAACGTTATAAACTGTTTGAATACGTGGCGTTGACTCGTCGTACACGCGGTCTATTCGATTGCACGAGATTCGACTTTGAATCTACTTCGTATTCCGAAATGAGTATTAGATATgctgtgaaaaaaattagattccGAAAATTCATCAAcatggaaaatttaaaaatg CAAATGATATCTGATAAAGTATCAGACAAATTGCCAACTTTAGAAGATCTTGGCATCGCATTAACGCCGATGGAATAA
- the LOC105194795 gene encoding NADH dehydrogenase [ubiquinone] 1 alpha subcomplex subunit 9, mitochondrial isoform X1 → MVALIPKYFLQAAGKQITCIAAFAVQTNRYLSQWQVIENPTIPLKKEIENCSSNRVVTVFGSNGCVEPYLVCQLAKINTQLILPHTIYLHFKDLPIKVQYPGINLYDDESIKKYIEYSDVVINLIHSDLETEEWDFDEFNVERPRRIARICKKANIKHFIHMSALNVGEHLKSHVLKNASWFLRTKWEGECAVRKEFPKATIIRPSDIWCPGDRLDLFDRVRYRYRSSASMWKKVKETEKQPVAVCDVAKGITAIVKDPENTAGKTYQFVGPKRYKLFEYVALTRRTRGLFDCTRFDFESTSYSEMSIRYAVKKIRFRKFINMENLKMQMISDKVSDKLPTLEDLGIALTPME, encoded by the exons ATGGTCGCTTTGATTCCGAAGTATTTTCTACAAGCAGCAG GAAAGCAGATAACATGCATCGCGGCATTCGCGGTGCAGACGAATCGATACTTATCACAGTGGCAAGTCATCGAAAATCCAACCATTCCTTtgaagaaagagatagagaattGTAGCTCCAACAGGGTAGTAACAGTGTTTGGTTCAAATGGATGTGTTGAGCCTTATTTGGTCTGTCAGCTTGCCAAAATTAATACTCAG CTCATACTGCCACATACAATTTACTTACATTTCAAAGACCTGCCGATCAAAGTCCAGTATCCTGGGATTAATCTGTATGACGatgaatcaataaaaaaatatatcgagtACTCCGATGTCGTTATCAATCTAATCCATAGTGATTTGGAAACTGAAGAATGGGATTTTGACGAGTTTAATGTTGAGAGACCCAGAAGGATTGCCAGAATATGCAAGAAAGCCAATATCAAACACTTTATCCATATGTCTGCCTTAAATGTGGGTGAACATTTGAAG TCACATGTGTTGAAAAACGCTTCTTGGTTTCTACGTACAAAATGGGAAGGTGAGTGTGCAGTACGAAAAGAATTTCCCAAGGCTACAATAATTCGACCCTCGGATATATGGTGTCCCGGAGATCGTTTGGACTTGTTTGACAGAGTAAGATATAGATATAGATCAAG TGCATCTATGTGGAAAAAGGTTAAAGAAACGGAAAAACAGCCAGTGGCTGTATGCGATGTCGCCAAAGGTATTACAGCTATCGTAAAAGATCCTGAGAACACAGCTGGCAAAACTTACCAGTTTGTCGG GCCGAAACGTTATAAACTGTTTGAATACGTGGCGTTGACTCGTCGTACACGCGGTCTATTCGATTGCACGAGATTCGACTTTGAATCTACTTCGTATTCCGAAATGAGTATTAGATATgctgtgaaaaaaattagattccGAAAATTCATCAAcatggaaaatttaaaaatg CAAATGATATCTGATAAAGTATCAGACAAATTGCCAACTTTAGAAGATCTTGGCATCGCATTAACGCCGATGGAATAA